In one window of Thermoplasmata archaeon DNA:
- a CDS encoding hydrogenase maturation nickel metallochaperone HypA — translation MHEVSVVATLVDAVIKELQKYKVTKVNSVTVTIGDLTNLGEEQMSFAYEIVTRGTILEGSEFIIEHEPIELECKTCNFRGPAKILKDPDFDTHSIPVLACPACGGPVNVVKGQSCVVKCMDIEEAE, via the coding sequence ATGCATGAAGTATCTGTCGTAGCCACCCTGGTCGATGCGGTAATAAAGGAACTGCAGAAGTACAAGGTGACGAAGGTCAACAGCGTCACGGTCACCATCGGGGACCTCACCAATCTAGGAGAGGAACAGATGTCCTTCGCTTACGAGATCGTAACACGCGGTACGATCCTTGAAGGCTCCGAATTCATAATCGAGCATGAACCGATAGAGCTTGAGTGCAAAACATGCAATTTCAGAGGACCGGCCAAAATCCTCAAGGACCCGGATTTCGACACACACTCGATCCCGGTTTTGGCATGCCCGGCTTGCGGAGGCCCGGTCAACGTCGTGAAAGGTCAATCATGCGTTGTCAAATGCATGGACATCGAGGAGGCAGAATGA
- the hypD gene encoding hydrogenase formation protein HypD: MFKYRDEQTAKKILEGIKNMGVEAKFMHICGTHQDTIVRFGLEQMLNDVGIEIAQGPGCPVCVTTSQEIADAITLARNGVTVTAFGDLMRVPTTIGSLFQAKSEGADVRIVYSIDDAVQMARDQPDKPLVFVGVGFETTAPSTCVPLHKDKCPENFSIYSCHRICPPVLKTIFDLGESHIQGLIEPGHVAVVTGTDMFKPFSEGPYNMPQVVSGFEPLDLLMSVYMLCKQIRDGRHEVENEYTRLVRKEGNPIAMKLIEDTFDPVDRHWRGFPLVPKSALALKPQFADHDATKVHEDILKNTPEVDAEAKGCKCGDVLRGLIKSEQCPMFGKVCKPTNPMGPCMVSAEGNCSISYRLGNKRL, from the coding sequence ATGTTCAAATACAGGGACGAACAGACAGCGAAGAAGATCCTGGAAGGGATCAAGAACATGGGTGTCGAAGCAAAGTTCATGCACATATGCGGAACACACCAGGACACCATCGTCCGTTTCGGACTGGAGCAGATGCTCAACGATGTCGGCATCGAGATCGCCCAAGGACCTGGTTGTCCGGTGTGCGTGACCACCAGCCAGGAGATCGCAGATGCCATAACACTGGCCAGGAACGGAGTCACGGTCACAGCGTTCGGAGACCTCATGAGGGTCCCCACCACCATCGGTTCGCTATTCCAAGCAAAGTCCGAAGGCGCCGACGTGAGGATCGTCTATTCCATCGACGACGCAGTACAGATGGCAAGGGACCAGCCCGACAAACCGCTGGTCTTCGTCGGTGTGGGATTCGAGACCACCGCCCCATCCACCTGTGTCCCTCTTCACAAAGACAAATGTCCTGAGAACTTCAGTATTTACAGCTGCCACAGGATCTGCCCCCCTGTGCTCAAGACCATATTCGACTTGGGCGAATCCCACATCCAGGGACTCATAGAGCCTGGCCACGTAGCAGTTGTCACCGGAACGGACATGTTCAAACCGTTCTCCGAAGGACCTTACAACATGCCCCAGGTCGTTTCTGGATTCGAACCCCTTGACCTGCTGATGTCCGTCTACATGCTTTGCAAGCAGATAAGGGACGGAAGACATGAGGTCGAGAACGAATACACCAGACTGGTAAGGAAGGAAGGCAATCCCATCGCGATGAAGCTCATCGAGGACACTTTCGACCCCGTTGACCGCCACTGGAGGGGATTCCCGTTGGTACCCAAGTCCGCTCTGGCCTTGAAACCCCAGTTCGCCGATCACGACGCAACGAAGGTCCACGAGGACATATTGAAGAACACCCCCGAGGTCGATGCCGAGGCAAAGGGATGCAAATGCGGAGATGTCCTCAGAGGCTTGATCAAATCCGAACAGTGTCCGATGTTCGGCAAGGTCTGCAAGCCCACCAACCCAATGGGACCTTGTATGGTCTCTGCCGAAGGAAACTGCAGCATCTCATACAGACTCGGAAACAAGAGGCTCTGA
- a CDS encoding DEAD/DEAH box helicase, whose translation MRVDELEISDRVAEALMDKGFVNLHPPQAEAIPIALRGDNLVVAIPTASGKSLIGYIPALELMVSKGKKVLYIVPLKALASEKKDDFDRFKELGIRTHMSTGDLDSDDRNLADADVLVATSEKADSMIRHGSEWMKDVGLVIADEIHLIHDPGRGPTLEVILTKLMRRNRDLQIIALSATMSNAFDLAEWLHAKLVESDWRPIPLKEGVYYDGRIKFDDGTSREVGSDGEDVWSIVKQAIQDGGQSLIFVNSRRSTEALAVKYSKKMSELAGRSLTQAEAALLEGDSESTATGRKLSSCVKCGIAFHNAGLTSRQRKYVEDNFRNGQIKCIVATPTLAAGINLPARRVVVRDTTRYETNYGNSPISVMEIKQMCGRAGRPGYDPYGEAVLIAKSETDFDHLMEDYVQHDTERLTSKLFNEKILRSHVLGLLATGDADSEESIIDFLKETFFGTVSQLFGIESVVEGIVRSLIDEDMAKSTGDGIRITSFGKRVSDLYIDPASASILREAVTKIDDNTEILPILLAAAMTPDVLGMYPKKADMDRLNTVGDEIWDHMLVDPDDIEDYDEEYFNSDLKVALLINDWIEEMDEDAMTDTMGIGPGDIRSKVDMMDWIIYAMSEIAYMFNPSAIKKIRPLMTRVRYGVKDELIDLVAFRGVGRNRARILFNHGIRSRSDVAAISEAELANIPKIGSVLASKMKEQAGGSVEVIENVSPSEEEAMFEEMAADYGEIQVQEEKPKKKDKTKKAEEDGRKQTNLFDF comes from the coding sequence ATGAGGGTCGACGAGCTTGAGATATCCGACAGGGTCGCAGAGGCCCTGATGGATAAGGGTTTCGTTAACCTGCATCCGCCCCAAGCCGAGGCTATTCCCATAGCCCTGAGAGGAGACAACCTCGTCGTGGCCATCCCGACCGCGAGCGGTAAATCGCTGATCGGTTACATCCCTGCTCTGGAGCTCATGGTCTCCAAAGGGAAGAAGGTACTCTACATCGTACCTCTCAAGGCATTGGCCTCCGAGAAAAAGGATGATTTTGACAGATTCAAGGAACTGGGCATAAGAACACATATGAGCACCGGCGACCTGGATTCTGACGACAGGAACCTGGCCGATGCCGATGTCCTGGTCGCGACGTCTGAGAAGGCGGATTCGATGATCCGTCACGGCAGTGAATGGATGAAGGATGTGGGACTGGTCATCGCCGACGAGATCCATCTCATACATGACCCCGGAAGAGGGCCGACTCTCGAAGTAATCCTGACCAAACTTATGCGCAGGAACAGGGACCTTCAGATCATCGCGTTATCCGCCACGATGTCGAACGCGTTCGACCTTGCAGAATGGCTGCATGCCAAACTAGTTGAGAGCGACTGGAGACCTATCCCTCTTAAGGAAGGCGTGTACTATGATGGGCGCATAAAGTTCGATGACGGGACCTCTAGAGAAGTTGGATCCGATGGGGAAGATGTATGGAGCATCGTCAAACAAGCGATCCAAGACGGAGGTCAAAGCCTCATCTTCGTGAACTCCAGACGTTCAACGGAAGCATTGGCTGTCAAGTATTCCAAGAAAATGAGCGAGCTCGCCGGAAGAAGCCTCACACAGGCAGAGGCCGCCCTCCTGGAAGGGGATTCCGAATCCACGGCCACAGGCAGGAAACTGTCATCCTGTGTCAAATGCGGCATAGCATTCCACAACGCAGGCCTCACTTCCAGACAGAGGAAGTATGTCGAGGATAACTTCCGCAACGGACAGATCAAGTGCATCGTGGCCACACCCACACTAGCAGCAGGAATTAACCTGCCTGCAAGGAGGGTCGTCGTGAGGGATACGACACGTTACGAGACGAATTACGGGAACTCCCCGATCTCCGTGATGGAGATCAAACAGATGTGCGGGCGTGCGGGAAGACCCGGATACGATCCGTATGGAGAAGCGGTATTGATAGCCAAGAGCGAAACAGACTTCGACCACCTTATGGAGGATTACGTCCAGCACGATACAGAGCGTCTCACCTCGAAACTGTTCAACGAGAAGATCCTCAGAAGCCATGTGCTAGGACTCCTTGCCACAGGGGACGCGGACAGCGAGGAGAGTATAATCGATTTCCTGAAGGAGACTTTCTTCGGGACCGTATCTCAGCTGTTCGGGATAGAGAGCGTGGTGGAAGGCATTGTCCGCTCTCTGATCGATGAGGATATGGCCAAGAGCACAGGGGACGGCATCAGAATCACTTCCTTCGGTAAGAGGGTATCCGACCTGTACATAGATCCCGCCTCTGCATCCATCCTCAGGGAAGCCGTGACCAAAATCGACGATAATACCGAGATTCTCCCAATCCTGCTGGCAGCAGCGATGACCCCTGATGTCCTCGGCATGTATCCGAAGAAGGCCGACATGGACAGACTCAATACTGTCGGCGACGAGATTTGGGACCACATGCTGGTGGATCCCGACGACATAGAGGATTATGACGAGGAATACTTCAACAGCGACCTGAAGGTAGCGCTTCTTATCAACGACTGGATCGAGGAGATGGACGAGGATGCCATGACGGACACCATGGGCATAGGTCCTGGAGACATCAGGTCCAAGGTCGACATGATGGATTGGATCATCTACGCGATGAGCGAGATAGCATACATGTTCAACCCCTCCGCTATCAAGAAGATCCGCCCTCTGATGACCCGTGTCAGATACGGTGTGAAGGATGAGCTCATTGACCTTGTCGCATTCAGAGGTGTGGGAAGGAACAGAGCAAGGATACTGTTCAACCACGGGATTCGCTCCAGATCGGATGTGGCAGCCATAAGCGAGGCGGAACTGGCCAACATCCCCAAGATCGGTTCCGTACTGGCCTCGAAGATGAAAGAGCAGGCAGGCGGAAGTGTCGAGGTCATCGAGAATGTATCGCCCTCTGAAGAGGAAGCGATGTTCGAGGAGATGGCAGCTGATTACGGTGAGATCCAGGTACAGGAAGAGAAACCCAAAAAGAAAGACAAGACAAAAAAGGCCGAAGAGGATGGTCGCAAACAGACCAACCTCTTCGATTTCTGA